CGCGGCCACTGCACCCTGAGCCAGGCCCACGCCAGCGCCCGCCAGCTGCAGGACATCAGCCTGACCCGCCCGGACGGCCTGGCGGTGCATCTGCGCATGTGGTCGCTGCTGCTGCCGCCCAACCAGGCCGACCTGTACAGCGCCATCATCCTGCGCGACCGCTCGCGCGAGGTGGAACTGGAAGGCGAGGTGCGCGAGCGGCTGCGCCTGGGCGGCATCGTCGGCCACAGCCCGGTGATGCAGACCCTGTACGAGAAGATCCTGCGCGCCGCCACCAGCGACGCCACCGTGCTGGTGATGGGCGAGTCCGGCACCGGCAAGGAACTGGTGGCCCGCGCCCTGCACGACAATTCGCCCCGCAGCAGCGGCCCCTACATCGCCGTGCACTGCGCCGCCCTGCCGGAGAACCTGCTGGAGGCGGAGTTGTTCGGCCATGCCCGCGGCGCCTTCACCGGTGCGGCCACGGCGCGCGCCGGCCGCTTCGAGGCAGCCCACGGCGGCACCCTGCTGCTGGACGAGATCGGCGAGATTCCCCCCAGCATCCAGGTCAAGCTGCTGCGGGTGTTGCAGGAGCGCGAGATCGTGCGCCTGGGCGAGAACCACGCCCGGGCGATCGACGTGCGCGTGATAGCGGCCACCCACCGCGACCTGGCCGCCATGGTCCAGCGCGGCGAATTCCGCGAGGATCTGTATTACCGGCTGCGGGTACTGCCGCTGGAGGTCCCGGCCCTGCGCCAGCGCCGCGAGGACATCGCCATGCTCGCCACCCGACTGCTGGAGGACGTGGCCCAGAACTATCAACGCCCCCCGCCGGAGTTGGCGCATGAAACCGTGCTGCAGCTGGAAGCCTGCGACTGGCCGGGCAATGTGCGGCAGCTGGCCAATGCCATCGAATACGCCCTGGTCCACTGCGACGGCGAGCGCATTCTGCCCCGCCATCTCCCGCCGGACATCGCCGGCGACGCGGTGCTGTCCGCAGTACCGGCACCGGGCAAGGCCGGCCTGACCCGTTACTACCGCGCTCCGATCAACGACGCCGACGAATGGACACGAATCCGGCAGACCCTGCGCGCAACCGGCGGCAACAAGGCCGAGGCCGCCCGCCGCCTGGGCATGTCGCGCACCACCCTGTGGAAGCGGCTGCGGGAAAATGCTCGCCGTCAGCGTTGACTGGTGGATATATCCTCGACTGCATCGGTGTGCAAACAAAAAAGCGGAGTTGGATTAATCAGAAACCCCTTAAGTATTGAACGTGTAATCTGGCATTCAGACATGGTACTTATGATTACTGGAGTTAACCACGAGGATATATGAGAGGTTATTCAATGGAATTATAAGCAAACAAATCGTCAGCAATCGCAAGGAACACATTGTCTCGCTGCTGGTGTATCGCACAAAGTCCGGCTCATCCCCGCAGGCGCGGGGAACACGGCGAATCAGTCAGATATCAGCGCTAACACGGCGGTTCATCCCCGCAGGCGCGGGGAACACAGCGGGAACCCGGCGGCGGTCGTCACGCCACCCGGTTCATCCCCGCAGGCGCGGGGAACACAGACGGCTTAAAGACTTCTGCGGCGCCATGGCCGGTTCATCCCCGCAGGCGCGGGGAACACTCATCGTCCCGCAGCAGGATGGGAAGGACATATGGTTCATCCCCGCAGGCGCGGGGAACACGTCACAAGCGTCGGCTCTGCTGTGTCTCCTTCCGGTTCATCCCCGCAGGCGCGGGGAACACGGGAGGTGAGGAATGAGCGTGGAACGCGCGGACGGTTCATCCCCGCAGGCGCGGGGAACACCAGGGGTAGGTGACAGTGGCTGATATTGCCAGCGGTTCATCCCCGCAGGCGCGGGGAACACCGGGCGGCACGAGTTCATACCGCTGCATGGGCACGGTTCATCCCCGCAGGCGCGGGGAACACGATTATGCCCCGCAACTCTCAGAATCAGAGACCGGTTCATCCCCGCAGGCGCGGGGAACACTTCGCCGCCGCTGTTTCTGTGCGGTGTCCTCACGGTTCATCCCCGCAGGCGCGGGGAACACGGCTGCCACCGACCTCTCTACCGTAAAGGGGCACGGTTCATCCCCGCAGGCGCGGGGAACACGGTGTGCTGAAGATCTCCGGATCCTGCTGGGCGCGGTTCATCCCCGCAGGCGCGGGGAACACATGCCCGACATAGCCCGCGTCGGGGAAGGTTTCGGTTCATCCCCGCAGGCGCGGGGAACACGGCGAGCTTACCCAACGGATTGAGAATATCCGCGGTTCATCCCCGCAGGCGCGGGGAACACACCACAATATAATATTTCACATTTTCCATTTTCGGTTCATCCCCGCAGGCGCGGGGAACACGGAAAAATCGTATTGGAGCGCGGCGGCACTTCCGGTTCATCCCCGCAGGCGCGGGGAACACGCTGATCGTCGCGCTGTTGCCTGCCGGGTGTTCGGTTCATCCCCGCAGGCGCGGGGAACACGAATTGTGGGCCTTCAAGGACGGGCACCAGGTCGGTTCATCCCCGCAGGCGCGGGGAACACTCTTGACGTACCTCTTTTAACCAGTCTGCTCTACGGTTCATCCCCGCAGGCGCGGGGAACACCCGAAAAAAGGTGTATCTTGGAAAGCCGAAGACGGTTCATCCCCGCAGGCGCGGGGAACACATACGGCGGTGCTGCGCGCGCCGCACGTGACACCGGTTCATCCCCGCAGGCGCGGGGAACACGCCCCGCTGGTCATCCCCACCCAGGTCGGCGCCGGTTCATCCCCGCAGGCGCGGGGAACACTCCGGGTCGCCCACAGAGTCCACAGGACGGACCGGTTCATCCCCGCAGGCGCGGGGAACACCATCTGCTGTGTTTCCATCAGTGCCATTATGTCGGTTCATCCCCGCAGGCGCGGGGAACACGCGCTTCTCGCGGGCGATCTGCTCCAGGTTGGCGGTTCATCCCCGCAGGCGCGGGGAACACCATTCATCAATGGAATGGCGCTCGCATCCGATCGGTTCATCCCCGCAGGCGCGGGGAACACGATCCCCGATACCACGCCGGCGATTCCGTCGCCGGTTCATCCCCGCAGGCGCGGGGAACACGAGAGGCCAATGGCCCGGTGTGGGAGTTTGTGCGGTTCATCCCCGCAGGCGCGGGGAACACCGCCCCGGTGCGGCGCAGCCAGTCGCGGTAGTCGGTTCATCCCCGCAGGCGCGGGGAACACTCGGCGGGGCCCTGGCCCTTGCTGTCGGCCGCCGGTTCATCCCCGCAGGCGCGGGGAACACATACTGAGACGCCCGGTAATGCGCCCTGCCGGCGGTTCATCCCCGCAGGCGCGGGGAACACTGGGCCGTGGACACCACCACGGGGATCATCACCGGTTCATCCCCGCAGGCGCGGGGAACACAGCTTCGAGCTGGAGGGCGTCGACTCGACAAACGGTTCATCCCCGCAGGCGCGGGGAACACTGCGCTTGTTCCGTAGATTTTCAAGCCCATGCCGGTTCATCCCCGCAGGCGCGGGGAACACGCCAGGTCAACAGTCACATAGCGGTTGGAGCCCGGTTCATCCCCGCAGGCGCGGGGAACACAAGGCCGCTAGTCCTGGCGTCGGTTAGAGTGGCGGTTCATCCCCGCAGGCGCGGGGAACACTTGAGCATTGCGTCAGCCCACATGTATCGTGCCGGTTCATCCCCGCAGGCGCGGGGAACACCGCTCCTGCTGCTCTCCTGCCCAATCGCGGTCCGGTTCATCCCCGCAGGCGCGGGGAACACGGTCTGTGGCGGGCCTACAATACACAGAGTCCCGGTTCATCCCCGCAGGCGCGGGGAACACGCATTGGCAAGATCCCGAAGTTGGTCAGCAGTGCGGTTCATCCCCGCAGGCGCGGGGAACACGCGGAGAGCCTGCATGCGGAGCTGATCGACTCTCGGTTCATCCCCGCAGGCGCGGGGAACACCGTTCGAGCATGTCAGTCATGCCCTAAAATTCCGGTTCATCCCCGCAGGCGCGGGGAACACGCCGAGCGCAATCCTGGTGGAAACATCGGCGGTGGTTCATCCCCGCAGGCGCGGGGAACACTCCTGTCCGGTGCCACTGCCTGTAGCGCCGACCGGTTCATCCCCGCAGGCGCGGGGAACACCTGCGACAGCCACGAAGTCAGCATGCCGACCACGGTTCATCCCCGCAGGCGCGGGGAACACGGAGTCGGATCGTTGGGATCGCCGGTGCCGATCGGTTCATCCCCGCAGGCGCGGGGAACACGGACAACGTGTTTTACCGGGGCGCCAATGGCGTCGGTTCATCCCCGCAGGCGCGGGGAACACTGGCCAGTAATTGCCGATTGATCCCGACATGCCGGTTCATCCCCGCAGGCGCGGGGAACACACCCTGATCATCGCTGTTGCCGCTGTCGCTGGCGGTTCATCCCCGCAGGCGCGGGGAACACGGGCAACAGGCAGAGCGAATCCCGAAACCGGGCGGTTCATCCCCGCAGGCGCGGGGAACACGGGCAACAGGCAGAGCGAATCCCGAAACCGGGCGGTTCATCCCCGCAGGCGCGGGGAACACAAGGCCGCCGGCCTGTGGGCGGGCAAATTCGCCGGTTCATCCCCGCAGGCGCGGGGAACACCTGACAATTGCCAGTCAACGGGCGCCCGGCACCGGTTCATCCCCGCAGGCGCGGGGAACACATCGGCCCCGAGTATCTGCGCGGTAAAAAAGGCGGTTCATCCCCGCAGGCGCGGGGAACACTCGGTAGTGTCCTGACACCACTTGTGGGCATCCGGTTCATCCCCGCAGGCGCGGGGAACACCAGGGCGGTAGCACGCCTGAAGACATGCAACGCGGTTCATCCCCGCAGGCGCGGGGAACACTCGAGATATGACACCTTTCCGGCTGGGGTCATCGGTTCATCCCCGCAGGCGCGGGGAACACAGTGGGTATAGGCGTCTCTCCCGCATGAGCCGCGGTTCATCCCCGCAGGCGCGGGGAACACTCTACCAGCACTGCATCGAAATCGGCGCAGACCGGTTCATCCCCGCAGGCGCGGGGAACACTACAGCTACACAATTCCCGGCGACGCGCTCTACGGTTCATCCCCGCAGGCGCGGGGAACACCGCTGACGCTGCTGGCGTTTGTACTCATCCAGCGGTTCATCCCCGCAGGCGCGGGGAACACTCTTAGGATCACGCTTGAGTCCCATCAGTCAACGGTTCATCCCCGCAGGCGCGGGGAACACAATCGGCGGCGAGCTTGGCTCGGCGCTTATATCGGTTCATCCCCGCAGGCGCGGGGAACACTCCGCTGCTTCCAGGTGTGATACTGAATATGGCGGTTCATCCCCGCAGGCGCGGGGAACACCGGTGGTATTTACTCAGTAGCTCCTGAGCGTCCGGTTCATCCCCGCAGGCGCGGGGAACACGCGAAAGTGGCGTAATAGGCATAGTGGCGAACCGGTTCATCCCCGCAGGCGCGGGGAACACACCCGGACCTGTACCACATCGAAAAGTATTTACGGTTCATCCCCGCAGGCGCGGGGAACACTCAGCAATGCCAGTGCGGAGGATTTCTACCTGCGGTTCATCCCCGCAGGCGCGGGGAACACATCGGTCGGGATGCTGCGGCCGTCCGTCCAGGCGGTTCATCCCCGCAGGCGCGGGGAACACGTTCTGCCAGCCCTCATCCCCATTCTGGTTGGCGGTTCATCCCCGCAGGCGCGGGGAACACAGCGTGGCCTGGCGGTGGTCGATCTCCAGCTTCGGTTCATCCCCGCAGGCGCGGGGAACACGCGCTGCAGGAAGTTC
This sequence is a window from Thiohalobacter thiocyanaticus. Protein-coding genes within it:
- a CDS encoding sigma-54 interaction domain-containing protein, which translates into the protein MFTLNTLSRFLDSLEEGVLFLDRERRVVAINEAASALLGRARDEVLRRPCPGIFADTACARACEARGHCTLSQAHASARQLQDISLTRPDGLAVHLRMWSLLLPPNQADLYSAIILRDRSREVELEGEVRERLRLGGIVGHSPVMQTLYEKILRAATSDATVLVMGESGTGKELVARALHDNSPRSSGPYIAVHCAALPENLLEAELFGHARGAFTGAATARAGRFEAAHGGTLLLDEIGEIPPSIQVKLLRVLQEREIVRLGENHARAIDVRVIAATHRDLAAMVQRGEFREDLYYRLRVLPLEVPALRQRREDIAMLATRLLEDVAQNYQRPPPELAHETVLQLEACDWPGNVRQLANAIEYALVHCDGERILPRHLPPDIAGDAVLSAVPAPGKAGLTRYYRAPINDADEWTRIRQTLRATGGNKAEAARRLGMSRTTLWKRLRENARRQR